The segment TTTAATCTTATTACGTGCAAAAGCAAAACGAACTAGTTTTTTTCCTACTGATACGCCTACTCGTATAGTCTCAAAATCTACTCTATTCATATAATAGATAAAAAATTGACCATTTGAAATACTTTTTCCTTCATTAATTAAATATTTAAAATGATGATTTTTCAAAAGGCGGTATTTTTTTTCCATATTTTGTTCACCTTATTTTATTTTTTTAAACTATGCTGTTAATTTTTTACGTCCTCTTTGACGTCTTCTTTTAATAACATTAATCCCTGTTGCAGATTTCATTCTTGCAAAAAAACCATGAGTTTTTTGATGTTTTCTCTTACTTGGTTGATATGTCGGTTTCATTTTTTTCTCCTTTTTTTAAAAATTCTAATAAAAAATCATTAAGAGTATTCTAACATAATATTTATATCTTAACAAATTATTCTGTTTATTTTTAATTTTATTTTTAATAAAAACAATATTAGTTTAACAAAAAAATAAAT is part of the Spiroplasma endosymbiont of Lasioglossum villosulum genome and harbors:
- the rnpA gene encoding ribonuclease P protein component; translation: MEKKYRLLKNHHFKYLINEGKSISNGQFFIYYMNRVDFETIRVGVSVGKKLVRFAFARNKIKRQVRGMLVDIKKDWPVDIVIMIRKNYLSNTYEENLSSLLHLLMKIPL
- the rpmH gene encoding 50S ribosomal protein L34, with the translated sequence MKPTYQPSKRKHQKTHGFFARMKSATGINVIKRRRQRGRKKLTA